A portion of the Roseovarius sp. SCSIO 43702 genome contains these proteins:
- a CDS encoding DUF421 domain-containing protein, whose amino-acid sequence METFHILIGQDTPHIAWWQMSIRAGIIFFYAILLYRVAPRRSFSNLSAQDIVLTVVLGSSLSRALTGNAPLLPTLAATGLLVILYVGVTALAPHSKTVSHLAKGRPITLVDNGDVNHGAFRKAHFGENDISELLRLNGLRDLSEVEEARLERNGQVSVIPKSST is encoded by the coding sequence GTGGAGACATTTCATATCTTGATAGGTCAGGACACGCCGCATATTGCTTGGTGGCAGATGAGTATCCGCGCCGGAATCATCTTCTTTTACGCCATCTTGCTTTACCGGGTCGCACCGCGACGATCATTCTCGAATCTATCGGCTCAGGACATTGTTCTGACCGTTGTTCTGGGATCAAGCCTGAGCCGCGCACTCACAGGCAACGCGCCGTTGCTCCCCACGCTCGCGGCTACCGGCCTGCTGGTCATTCTCTATGTTGGCGTGACCGCCCTGGCACCACATTCGAAGACCGTATCGCACCTCGCAAAAGGTCGTCCCATTACTCTGGTTGACAATGGAGACGTCAACCACGGGGCGTTCCGGAAAGCGCATTTCGGCGAGAACGACATCTCGGAACTGTTGCGGCTGAATGGCTTGCGGGACCTTTCGGAGGTCGAGGAAGCACGTCTTGAACGGAATGGGCAGGTCAGCGTGATACCGAAGAGCAGCACCTGA
- a CDS encoding rhodanese-like domain-containing protein has protein sequence MTMRFEQILADGVAECSYLLGDDETHTCAVVDPRPDVEIYLETARRFGLAITHVFETHIHADFLSGARELVDRLGGQAKLYVSTEGGAEYDFDHQPVRDGDEFTFGGIRMKACLTPGHTPEHMSYLLYDGDQDTPWGVLSGDAFFVDSVGRPDLLGDDQSEELAEKLFHTVRDVFMALPDDVIIYPCHGAGSACGPDIGDRMSSTIGYERRFNSYARIEDLEDFKEAILGDAPPVPTHYPRMKKVNSKGPQVLRNLPRIEPMTVDRFAEAAESGAQLLDVRDMMDFGAGHVPGSLNIGARPELSVWAGWLLDPDRPIHLVLHDDGDLPDVLRLLWRTGFTDFGGYLAGGMAAWRETGREFAQIPQISVHELNEAEDLQPLDVRKPDEWEGGHVPGARHAFLGELREKINDLDRSAPYATYCASGFRASVAASLLKKNGFDRVRNVPGSWKAWQAANYEIEVPS, from the coding sequence ATGACCATGCGCTTTGAGCAGATCCTGGCCGATGGCGTCGCCGAATGTTCTTATTTGCTGGGCGACGACGAGACCCACACTTGCGCCGTTGTCGATCCGCGCCCCGACGTGGAGATCTATCTCGAGACCGCCCGGCGCTTCGGCCTTGCGATTACCCATGTCTTTGAAACCCATATCCATGCCGACTTTCTGAGCGGCGCCCGCGAGCTGGTGGATCGGCTTGGCGGGCAGGCCAAACTGTACGTCAGTACCGAGGGCGGCGCTGAATACGACTTTGATCACCAGCCGGTGCGGGATGGTGACGAGTTCACCTTTGGCGGCATTCGGATGAAGGCGTGCTTAACACCCGGCCACACGCCGGAGCATATGTCTTACCTGCTCTACGACGGCGACCAGGACACGCCCTGGGGTGTGCTTTCGGGCGACGCCTTCTTCGTCGACAGTGTCGGCCGGCCCGACCTGCTGGGCGACGACCAGTCCGAGGAATTGGCGGAAAAGCTCTTCCACACGGTTCGCGATGTCTTCATGGCGCTGCCTGATGACGTCATTATCTATCCCTGCCACGGCGCGGGCTCGGCCTGTGGGCCGGACATCGGCGACCGGATGTCCTCGACCATCGGCTACGAACGGCGCTTCAACAGCTATGCCCGGATTGAGGATCTGGAGGACTTCAAGGAAGCGATCCTGGGGGACGCACCGCCGGTTCCCACGCATTATCCGCGGATGAAAAAGGTGAATTCCAAGGGTCCGCAGGTTCTGCGCAACCTGCCCCGGATCGAGCCGATGACCGTGGACCGCTTTGCCGAGGCCGCGGAAAGCGGCGCGCAGCTTCTCGACGTGCGCGACATGATGGACTTCGGCGCAGGGCATGTGCCGGGAAGCCTCAATATCGGCGCTCGGCCGGAGCTGTCGGTTTGGGCTGGCTGGCTGCTGGATCCTGACAGGCCGATACACCTGGTTCTGCACGATGACGGCGATTTACCCGACGTCTTGCGCTTGCTGTGGCGCACCGGTTTCACCGACTTCGGGGGCTACCTTGCCGGCGGCATGGCGGCCTGGCGCGAAACCGGGCGAGAGTTTGCCCAGATCCCGCAGATTTCCGTGCATGAGCTGAACGAGGCGGAGGATTTGCAGCCGCTCGACGTGCGCAAGCCCGACGAGTGGGAGGGCGGGCACGTCCCCGGCGCGCGACATGCCTTCCTTGGCGAACTGCGCGAGAAGATAAACGATCTCGATCGCTCGGCCCCCTATGCCACCTACTGCGCCAGCGGATTTCGCGCCTCGGTCGCCGCAAGCCTGCTGAAAAAGAACGGCTTCGACCGGGTGCGCAACGTACCCGGAAGCTGGAAAGCCTGGCAGGCCGCCAACTATGAAATCGAGGTGCCGAGTTAA